The following are from one region of the Penaeus chinensis breed Huanghai No. 1 chromosome 5, ASM1920278v2, whole genome shotgun sequence genome:
- the LOC125025511 gene encoding retinitis pigmentosa 1-like 1 protein, producing the protein MNLKLLMQMKYNLVHVRELPKMPFFLTLPKQDTKEKRVAPGESSVADKESPETEMSETEDKESPETEMSETEDKESPETEMSETEGKESPETEMSETEVKESPETEMSETEDEEFPENEMSKKYASLEMLNKLTNPYKMSLPFGATYPVLGKIAEDVESKTGISEAEDEESETGISEAEDEESETGISAASSWLNPLKSLWFLGNSEKKSEIKNTENKDNTGENYRSSIWSYIPFFRKKNSQENVPEKYGKNTERTPNEVKKPDSDEDSDGNEVDDGTIINPRQWGTLRKDTTLSEATGEEARPKDTEEKRVAPGKEGECLLSTDESSYESSLEYETAESNDESSSEAEDMESETGISEAEDMESETGISEAEDMESETGISEAEDMESETGISEAEDMESETAISETEDKESPENEMSETEDKESPKKEMSETEGKESPGNEMSEAEDKESETGISEAKDVKSETGISEAEDVESEIGISETEAMESETGISEAEDEKSESGISESLWFLGNSEKKSEIKNTENKDNTGENYRSSIWSYIPFFRKKNSQENVPEKYGKNTERTPNEVKKPDSDEDSDGNEVDDGTIINPRQWGTLRKDTTLSEATGEEARPKDTEEKRVAPGKEGECLLSTDESSYESSLEYETAESNDESSSEEMESETGFFETEDKESPENEMSETEDKESPKKEMSETEGKESPGNEIEVLKAELKAIQGDSHQPAMTEEHKAYLSKALKPLMCRQHETSSEINNTRLVEHKRFFAKIRRAIGSPHEKWESLDLPFEDDKELSQKYARSTLSAYVKLEAEKRKCLHEHRKAFIKDQTDEEFANIDLDVMQLEVIHQIIMELTQLNNN; encoded by the exons ATGAATCTCAAACTCTTGATGCAAATGAAGTATAATCTTGTGCATGTAAGAGAACTTCCAAAGATGCCCTTCTTCCTGACACTCCCCAAGCAG gatacaaaagaaaagagagtagcgCCCGGGGAGTCTTCAGTTGCAGACAAGGAATCTCCTGAGACTGAAATGTCTGAGACAGAGGATAAGGAATCTCCTGAGACTGAAATGTCTGAGACAGAGGATAAGGAATCTCCTGAGACTGAAATGTCTGAGACAGAGGGCAAGGAATCTCCTGAGACTGAAATGTCTGAGACAGAGGTTAAGGAATCTCCTGAGACTGAAATGTCTGAGACAGAGGACGAGGAATTTCCTGAGAATGAAATGTCTAAGAAATATGCTTCATTAGAAATGCTGAATAAACTAACAAATCCA TACAAAATGAGTCTTCCATTTGGAGCTACTTACCCGGTTTTAGGAAAGATA gcagaggatgtTGAATCtaagactggaatttctgaggcagaggacgaggaatctgagactggaatttctgaggcagaggacgaggaatctgagactggaatttctgctGCCTCGTCGTGGTTGAATCCCTTGAAGTCATTATGGTTTTTGGGTAATAGTGAGAAGAAATCAGAGATCAAGAATacagaaaacaaagataacacaGGAGAAAATTATAGGTCTTCCATTTGGAGCTACATTCCCTTTTTTAGGAAAAAGAACTCACAGGAGAATGTCCCAGAGAAGTATGGGAAGAACACTGAGAGAACGCCAAATGAAGTAAAGAAACCAGACTCGGACGAAGATAGTGATGGCAACGAGGTCGACGACGGAACCATCATCAACCCGAGGCAGTGGGGAACATTACGCAAGGACACAACTCTCTCGGAAGCCACAGGGGAGGAGGCCCGCCCGAAGGATACCGAAGAAAAGAGAGTAGCGCCCGGGAAAGAAGGCGAGTGTCTTCTCTCAACAGACGAAAGCTCTTATGAATCTTCTCTTGAATATGAGACTGCAGAGTCCAATGACGAGTCTTCTTCAGAGGCAGAGGAtatggaatctgagactggaatttctgaggcagaggatatggaatctgagactggaatttctgaggcagaggatatggaatctgagactggaatttctgaggcagaggatatggaatctgagactggaatttctgaggcagaggatatgGAATCTGAGACTGCAATTTCTGAGACAGAGGACAAGGAATCTCCTGAGAATGAAATGTCTGAGACAGAAGACAAGGAATCTCCTAAGAAGGAAATGTCTGAGACAGAGGGCAAGGAATCTCCTGGGAATGAAATgtctgaggcagaggataaggaatctgagactggaatttctgaggcaaaGGATGTGAAATccgagactggaatttctgag gcagaggatgtgGAATCCGAGATTGGAATTTCTGAGACAGAGGCtatggaatctgagactggaatttctgaggcagaggacgagAAATCTGAgtctggaatttctgag TCATTATGGTTTTTGGGTAATAGTGAGAAGAAATCAGAGATCAAGAATacagaaaacaaagataacacaGGAGAAAATTATAGGTCTTCCATTTGGAGCTACATTCCCTTTTTTAGGAAAAAGAACTCACAGGAGAATGTCCCAGAGAAGTATGGGAAGAACACTGAGAGAACGCCAAATGAAGTAAAGAAACCAGACTCGGACGAAGATAGTGATGGCAACGAGGTCGACGACGGAACCATCATCAACCCGAGGCAGTGGGGAACATTACGCAAGGACACAACTCTCTCGGAAGCCACAGGGGAGGAGGCCCGCCCGAAGGATACCGAAGAAAAGAGAGTAGCGCCCGGGAAAGAAGGCGAGTGTCTTCTCTCAACAGACGAAAGCTCTTATGAATCTTCTCTTGAATATGAGACTGCAGAGTCCAATGACGAGTCTTCTTCAGAG gaaatggaatctgagactggatTTTTTGAGACAGAGGACAAGGAATCTCCTGAGAATGAAATGTCTGAGACAGAAGACAAGGAATCTCCTAAGAAGGAAATGTCTGAGACAGAGGGCAAGGAATCTCCTGGGAATGAAAT TGAAGTTTTGAAGGCTGAACTGAAAGCTATACAGGGTGATTCCCACCAACCTGCTATGACTGAAGAACACAAAGCCTATCTTTCAAAGGCCCTGAAGCCCCTGATGTGCCGACAGCATGAAACCTCAAGTGAAATCAATAac ACGCGACTGGTAGAGCACAAACGCTTCTTCGCTAAGATTCGGAGGGCGATAGGATCTCCACACGAGAAGTGGGAATCTCTCGACCTGCCTTTTGAAGATGACAAGGAGCTGAGTCAGAAGTACGCCCGTTCAACCCTCTCGGCCTACGTCAAGTTGGAAGCTGAAAAGAGGAAGTGCCTGCACGAGCACCGAAAGGCATTCATCAAGGACCAGACGGACGAGGAATTTGCCAACATTGACCTTGATGTTATGCAACTCGAGGTCATTCATCAGATTATTATGGAACTGACACAGCTGAACAACAATTGA